In a genomic window of Labilithrix sp.:
- a CDS encoding metal-dependent hydrolase, giving the protein MASIGHVAIGMAAGRLYARRDRDRKAIAFRMFALSAASLLPDADVISFELGIPYEAPFGHRGASHSIIAALLLGALAGLIGAWQAIDRTRARSRGARVGVLTALVVLTHGPLDAMTDGGRGVALLWPFDSERIFFPWTPIPVSPIGIHFLSREGLAVARFELLAFAPFFLYALWPRRVSGGG; this is encoded by the coding sequence ATGGCGAGCATCGGGCACGTCGCGATCGGGATGGCGGCCGGGCGGCTCTACGCGCGCCGCGATCGCGATCGGAAGGCGATCGCGTTTCGGATGTTCGCGCTGTCGGCGGCCTCGCTTCTCCCCGACGCCGACGTGATCTCCTTCGAGCTCGGGATCCCGTACGAGGCGCCGTTCGGGCATCGCGGGGCGTCGCACTCGATCATCGCCGCCCTCCTGCTCGGTGCTCTCGCCGGGCTCATCGGCGCATGGCAGGCGATCGACCGGACGCGCGCTCGCTCACGCGGGGCTCGCGTCGGTGTGCTCACGGCGCTCGTCGTGCTCACGCACGGCCCGCTCGACGCGATGACGGACGGCGGGCGCGGCGTGGCGCTGCTCTGGCCGTTCGACTCGGAGCGCATCTTCTTCCCCTGGACCCCGATCCCCGTCTCGCCGATCGGGATCCACTTCCTGTCGCGCGAAGGCCTCGCGGTGGCGCGCTTCGAGCTGCTCGCGTTCGCGCCGTTCTTCCTCTACGCGCTCTGGCCACGCCGAGTCAGCGGCGGCGGATGA
- a CDS encoding DUF488 family protein has product MEPDDGYRLLVCRYRPRGVAKEKEPWDAWCSALSPSVELHADVYGKDGRPRIEWSEYERRFLVEMERHRFWIDGFAARVRKGETITVLCSSACVDPARCHRTLVKRLFEEAAFPPAPAKTPSVIRRR; this is encoded by the coding sequence ATCGAGCCGGACGACGGCTACCGCCTGCTCGTGTGTCGCTACCGTCCGCGCGGCGTCGCGAAGGAGAAGGAGCCGTGGGACGCGTGGTGCAGCGCGCTCTCGCCGAGCGTGGAGCTCCACGCCGACGTCTACGGCAAGGACGGCCGCCCCCGCATCGAGTGGAGCGAATACGAGCGCCGCTTCCTCGTCGAGATGGAGCGCCATCGCTTCTGGATCGACGGCTTCGCCGCCCGCGTCCGCAAAGGCGAGACCATCACCGTGCTCTGCTCCTCCGCCTGCGTCGACCCCGCGCGCTGCCACCGCACGCTGGTGAAGCGCCTCTTCGAGGAAGCCGCGTTCCCGCCCGCTCCGGCGAAGACGCCGTCCGTCATCCGCCGCCGCTGA